GCCCTTCTGAGCCTTTCATGCGGGAACGGCCTCATGAAACGCAGCTTGATCAGACCTACCTTCCTGCCCTCGGCCCTCAGTTCATCCACCGCTACCCTTGCCGTGCTTGTTGCGGTACCAAGCGTCATCAGCGCATAGTCAGCGTCCTCCATGCGATACTCCTCGATCACCCCACCATATCTCCTGCCGAACATCTTTGAAAATTCTTCATCGACCTCGTCGATGAAGGGCGCCACTCCCCTCATGAGATGGTCCATCTGATACCTCATCTCCATGGAATGCGCCGGTGACACCGCTATGTTTATGAACTTAGGGTTGGACGTATCCAGATAGTTCATGGGCCTGAACCTGGGAAGGAATGCATCGACCTCTGACTGCTCAGGAACAAGGACCTTTTCCACCGTATGGGAGAGGACGAATGCATCAAGGCAGACCATCATCGGTAGCATCACACGATGGTCCTCGGCGACCCGATACGCCTGGATGATTGCGTCCATGGCCTCCTGGCAGTCCTCCACATATACCTGCATCCATCCGGACTCGCGCTCGGGCATCGAGTCGTTGTACTCTGCCCAGATGCCAGAACCTGCCCCGAGGCTCCTGTTGACGTTGGCCATCACTATGGGCAGCCTGGTCTGCGGGGCGACGTAGAGCATCTCGTGCATCAAGGCCAACCCTTGCGATGCGGTCGCGGTGAAGGTCCTTACGCCGGTCGCTGACGCACCGACCGCCATGGACATGGCCGAGTGCTCGCTGTCGGCGTGCATGAAGGTCGCATCGAACTCTCCATCGAATATGAAATCAGATATCTTCTCTATGATCAGGGTCTGCGGGGTTATCGGGTAGGTAGGGATGACATCCACCTTGCAGAGCTTGACCGCATGGGCGACGGCATGGTCCCCGCTCAGGACCTTGACCTTCATAACCTCGCCCCCCTTACCATCTCTATCGCTCTTGCAGGACATACCGTTGAGCATATGCCGCATCCTTTGCAATGGTCATAATCGATGTCGATCCTGTCGTCCTTCCGGCGATGTATCGCAGCGTCAGGACAGATGAACCAGCATTTTACGCACCTGACACATCTCTCCTCGATGTATCTAGGTGTCCTGGTCCTCCAGGTGCCTGTCCTCACTTGGACGGCCGACCCTGGCCCGACCTTCATCCCCCCGACCTCCCCGGGATGGAGGGCCACACCAGCAGGCATGTCCTGCCAGGTGGGTAGCCACATGCTCCTTTTCGCCTGTTGTCTCTTAGCGATGCTCTCGCCTATAATGGCCTTCTCATAGGCCCTCTGGGCGGCCTCTGCGTTCAGGGCCCCTGCCTTCTCACCAAGATGTTCCCCGAACCTGCTGATGATCGCCTTCTTGATGGAGCCCAAGGAGACCAGGGGGTCCGCCTTGGCCATCGCCCCTAGTATCGCGGTGTTCACGATCGGTGCCTTCAAGGTCTCAAGGGCTATCGTGGTCGCATCGACGGTCACGCATCTGACCCTCTTTCCCAGATCTATATTTTCAGGTGAAGAGCTGGTGTTGATCACTGCTGAGCCCGTATCCTTCAGGCCGTCAGCGACGGGCTCGATGTCGAGAAGGGATTCGTCCATGACGACGAGCATGTCGGGAACATATACCTGCGTCCTCACGCTGATCTTCTTGGTGTCGATCCTCGCAAAGGCCATGACCGGAGCTCCTCTTCTCTCTGCACCGAAGTGCGGGAAGGCCTGGGCCTCGAGCCCTTCGTTCACCGCCGCCTCGGCTATGGTCTGTGCTGCCATGACCGCCCCTTGCCCTCCCCTGCCGTGGAACCTTATCTCGAACATGCTACCTCACCTGCCACGAATATGACCTGACGTTCTTGTCCAGAAGGAATTGTCACCAGCCCGACCTTTTCCTTATTTCTTAACCTCGACGAGGTCCAGCCAATGCCTGTATTTGGGCAGATTGCCTCTCGCTGCCTCGAAGAATGTCTCCTGTATCTGCTTGGTGATCGGACCACGCTTGCCGTTCCCTATCGCCCTTCCGTCCAACGACCCGCATGGTGTGACCTCCGCCGCGGTGCCTGTCATGAAGAACTCATCGGCGTTCCATATCTCTGACCGTGTTATCTCCCTCTCGATGACCTCGTACCCAAGGTCCTTCGCGATGGTAAGGACCGAGTCCTTGGTGATCCCTTCAAGCACACCAGATGCAATAGGGGGGGTGATCAGCTTACCGCCCCTGATGATGAAGATGTTCTCTCCAGGCCCCTCTGCCACGGTCCCGTTCGAGTTCAGCATCAGGCCCTCATCGGCGCCGAGCATGTTTGACTCGATCTTGCATAGGACGGAGTTGACATAATTTCCACAGATCTTCGCCTGCAGAGATGTGGATTCATTGGTCGGTTTCTTCCAGGAGGATGTGATTATCTTCGCTCCCTTTTCCAGGCTCTCCTTCCCCAGGTAGGCGCCCATGTAGGCCAATGCGACCGCCACCCTTACTGGGAAGATCGTGGGGTTCAGCGTGATCTTGTCCTGTTCGTTGTGGCCATAATATGCCAACGGGCGGATGTAGTCCATGTGGGGGGGGTTGACCCGGACCGTCTCTCGCACGGCCTCGCACATCTCGTCGACACTGTATGGTATCTTCATGTTGAGCGCCTTCGCGGAGTTCTCGAACCTGACCATGTGGTCCTTTAGTCTGAAGACCGCGCGGCCCTGCGAAGTATGGTATACACGGATGCCTTCGAAGACGCCCGTACCATAGTGAAGGGCGTGGGTCATGATCGGGACCACGGCCTTCTCCTTCTCGATCATC
This genomic window from Methanomassiliicoccales archaeon contains:
- a CDS encoding branched-chain amino acid transaminase, with the translated sequence MEKKEQQYVWMDGKMIEKEKAVVPIMTHALHYGTGVFEGIRVYHTSQGRAVFRLKDHMVRFENSAKALNMKIPYSVDEMCEAVRETVRVNPPHMDYIRPLAYYGHNEQDKITLNPTIFPVRVAVALAYMGAYLGKESLEKGAKIITSSWKKPTNESTSLQAKICGNYVNSVLCKIESNMLGADEGLMLNSNGTVAEGPGENIFIIRGGKLITPPIASGVLEGITKDSVLTIAKDLGYEVIEREITRSEIWNADEFFMTGTAAEVTPCGSLDGRAIGNGKRGPITKQIQETFFEAARGNLPKYRHWLDLVEVKK
- a CDS encoding 2-oxoacid:acceptor oxidoreductase family protein; its protein translation is MFEIRFHGRGGQGAVMAAQTIAEAAVNEGLEAQAFPHFGAERRGAPVMAFARIDTKKISVRTQVYVPDMLVVMDESLLDIEPVADGLKDTGSAVINTSSSPENIDLGKRVRCVTVDATTIALETLKAPIVNTAILGAMAKADPLVSLGSIKKAIISRFGEHLGEKAGALNAEAAQRAYEKAIIGESIAKRQQAKRSMWLPTWQDMPAGVALHPGEVGGMKVGPGSAVQVRTGTWRTRTPRYIEERCVRCVKCWFICPDAAIHRRKDDRIDIDYDHCKGCGICSTVCPARAIEMVRGARL